The following proteins are co-located in the Vigna unguiculata cultivar IT97K-499-35 chromosome 9, ASM411807v1, whole genome shotgun sequence genome:
- the LOC114164557 gene encoding DNA-directed RNA polymerase II subunit RPB2-like, protein MDMEEEQEYEEQMMEDEEIMQEDAWAVISAYFEEKGLVRQQLDSFDEFIQNTIQEIVDESADIEIRPQSHNPRHKSDVAESIYKISFGQIYLSKPMMTECDGETATLYPMAARLRNLTYSAPLYVDVSKRVIKKGHDGEEVTEIQDLTKVFIGKVPIMLRSSYCTLYQNSEKDLTELGECPYDQGGYFIVNGSEKVLIAQEKMSTNHVYVFKKRQPNKYAYVAEVRSMAESQNRTPSSMFVRMLSRTSSKGGSSGQYIRATLPYIRTEIPIVIVFRALGFVADKQILEHICYDFSDTQMMELLRPSLEEAFVIQNQQVALDYIGKRGATVGVTKEKRIKYAKEILQKEMLPHVAIGEYCETKKAYYFGYIIHRLLLCALGRRAEDDRDHYGKKRLDLAGPLLGGLFRTLFRKLTREVRAYVQKCVDKGKEVNLQFAINAKTITRGLRYSLSTGNWGQANSAGTTAGVSQVLNRLTYASTLSHLRRLNSPIGREGKLTKPRQLHNSQWGMMCPAETPEGQACGLVKNLALMVNITVGSDAYPILQFLEEWSTENFEEITPAVIPQATKIFVNGCWIGIHRDPDMLVTTLRMLRRRVDVNTEVGVVRDIRLKEVHIYTDYGRCSRPLFIVDKQRLLIKKKDIHALQQRESPEEGGWHDLVSKGFIEYIDTEEEENTMISMTINDLVQARINSKEAYSNTYTHCEIHPSLILGVCASIIPFPDHNQSPRNTYQSAMGKQAMGIYVTNYQFRMDTLAYVLYYPQKPLVTTRAMEHLHFRQLPAGINAIVAICCYSGYNQEDSVIMNQSSIDRGFFRSLLLRSYRDEEKKMGTLVKEGFDRPNRADTMGMRHGSYDKLDDDGLVSPGTRVSAEDVIIGKTSLISQEEDVITGKTSPISQEEAQGQALRYTRRDHSISLRRNETGTVDQVLVTTNADGLRSVKLRVRSVRIPQIGDKFSSRHGQKGTVGMTYRQEDMPWTVEGITPDIIVNPHAIPSRMTIGQLIECIMGKVAAHMGKEGDATPFTDVTVDNISKALHKCGYEMLGLETMYSGHTGRRLSAKIFLGPTYYQRLKHMVDDKIHCRGRGPVQILTRQPTEGRSREGGLRFGEMERDCMIAHGAAHFLKERLFDQSDAYRVHVCEQCGLIAIANLKKNNFECRGCKNKIDIVQVFIPYACKLLCQELMAMAIAPRMLTKGQKKKKGA, encoded by the exons AGTATTTATAAAATCAGTTTCGGTCAGATTTACTTGAGTAAGCCTATGATGACAGAGTGTGATGGAGAAACTGCCACGTTGTATCCCATGGCTGCCAGGTTAAGGAACCTTACGTACTCAGCTCCTTTGTATGTTGATGTCTCTAAGAGGGTTATAAAGAAGGGGCATGATGGTGAAGAGGTCACTGAGATTCAGGATTTAACCAAAGTTTTCATTGGAAAG GTTCCTATAATGCTTCGGTCTAGTTACTGCACATTATACCAGAATTCAGAGAAGGATTTGACTGAGCTTGGGGAATGCCCGTATGATCAAGGTGGGTATTTCATTGTTAATGGGAGTGAGAAAGTTCTGATTGCTCAGGAGAAGATGAGCACCAACCATGTCTATGTCTTTAAGAAGAGGCAGCCAAACAAGTATGCTTATGTGGCTGAAGTTCGGTCCATGGCGGAATCACAGAACAGAACACCCAGTTCTATGTTTGTGCGCATGCTTTCTCGGACTAGTTCCAAAGGG GGTTCTTCAGGACAATATATACGTGCCACTCTTCCTTATATTCGAACTGAAATTCCCATCGTTATTGTGTTTCGAGCATTGGGGTTTGTTGCTGATAAACAAATATTAGAGCATATATGCTATGACTTTTCGGACACTCAAATGATGGAGTTGCTACGTCCTTCTCTGGAAGAGGCGTTTGTAATTCAAAATCAACAG GTTGCACTTGACTACATTGGGAAAAGAGGAGCCACTGTTGGTGTAACCAAGGAAAAGAGAATTAA GTATGCTAAGGAGATCCTTCAAAAGGAGATGCTCCCTCATGTTGCCATTGGGGAATATTGTGAGACCAAGAAAGCTTACTATTTTGG ATATATCATTCACCGGCTACTACTCTGTGCACTTGGGCGGAGAGCAGAGGATGATAGGGATCATTACGGAAAGAAGAGGCTGGATCTGGCTGGTCCTTTACTTGGTGGACTTTTTAGAACG CTGTTCAGAAAGCTAACAAGAGAAGTCAGGGCGTATGTACAGAAG TGTGTTGATAAAGGGAAAGAGGTTAATCTGCAATTTGCTATCAATGCAAAAACCATCACAAGGGGCCTTAGATACTCACTTTCTACTGGTAATTGGGGGCAAGCAAATAGTGCAGGGACTACAGCTGGAGTTTCACAG GTGCTGAACCGCTTAACCTATGCATCCACTTTATCGCACTTGCGAAGACTGAATTCCCCAATAGGGCGTGAAG GGAAGTTGACCAAACCAAGACAACTGCATAATTCACAATGGGGAATGATGTGTCCAGCAGAAACACCCGAAGGACAA GCCTGTGGACTGGTGAAGAATCTGGCATTGATGGTCAACATAACGGTTGGTTCAGATGCATATCCTATTCTACAGTTTTTGGAAGAATGGAGCACCGAGAATTTTGAG GAAATTACTCCTGCAGTGATTCCCCAagcaacaaaaatttttgtaaatgGTTGCTGGATAGGTATCCATCGTGATCCTGATATGTTGGTGACAACATTAAGAATGCTGAGACGACGG GTTGATGTTAACACTGAAGTTGGGGTTGTCAGAGATATCCGTCTTAAAGAGGTGCATATATATACAGATTATGGTCGTTGCAGTCGTCCTTTATTCATTGTGGATAAGCAAAGGCTTCTCATAAAGAAGAAGGATATTCATGCTTTACAACAGAGG GAATCCCCTGAAGAGGGTGGATGGCATGATCTAGTGTCCAAGGGCTTTATAGAATATATTGACacggaagaagaagagaatacAATGATTTCCATGACAATTAAT GATCTTGTACAAGCTAGGATCAATTCAAAAGAAGCATATTCTAATACGTATACTCATTGTGAAATCCACCCATCACTGATTCTGGGTGTATGTGCTTCCATCATACCATTTCCTGATCACAATCAG TCCCCACGTAATACGTATCAGTCTGCAATGGGAAAGCAAGCAATGGGAATATATGTTACCAACTACCAGTTTCGGATG GACACCTTGGCCTACGTTTTATATTATCCGCAAAAGCCACTGGTCACTACAAGAGCCATGGAGCATCTTCATTTCCGTCAACTCCCAGCTGGAATT AATGCCATCGTTGCCATTTGCTGTTATTCTGGTTACAATCAAGAAGATTCTGTGATCATGAACCAATCATCAATAGACCGTGGGTTCTTTCGGTCTCTGCTTCTCCGTTCATATAG AGACGAAGAGAAGAAGATGGGAACCCTAGTCAAAGAAGGTTTTGACCGTCCAAATAGAGCTGACACCATG GGAATGAGACACGGTTCTTATGATAAGCTGGATGATGATGGTCTTGTATCACCA GGTACAAGAGTATCTGCTGAGGATGTTATTATTGGAAAGACCAGCCTAATATCCCAAGAGGAGGATGTTATTACTGGAAAGACCAGCCCAATATCCCAAGAGGAGGCACAAGGACAAGCTTTACGATACACTAGGCGTGATCACAGCATAAGCTTACGTCGCAATGAAACTGGAACTGTTGATCAA GTTTTGGTGACAACAAATGCTGATGGATTGAGATCTGTGAAATTAAGAGTGAGATCTGTTCGTATACCACAGATTGGTGACAAATTCAGTAGTAGACATGGTCAGAAAGGAACTGTTGGCATGACTTATAGGCAAGAAGACATGCCCTGGACCGTAGAAGGCATCACCCCTGATATTATTGTGAATCCACATGCCATTCCTTCTCGAATGACAATTGGTCAGCTTATCGAGTGTATCATGGGGAAGGTGGCAGCTCATATGGGAAAAGAAGGAGATGCTACTCCTTTTACAGATGTTACT GTGGACAATATCAGCAAAGCTCTGCACAAATGTGGGTATGAAATGCTTGGTTTAGAGACTATGTACAGTGGTCATACAGGTAGACGTCTGAGTGCAAAGATTTTCCTTGGTCCGACATATTACCAAAGACTGAAGCACATGGTTGACGACAAGATCCATTGTCGTGGTCGGGGTCCTGTGCAGATCCTCACAAGGCAACCTACTGAGGGACGGTCACGAGAGGGAGGTCTCCGATTTGGAGAGATGGAACGGGATTGCATGATAGCTCATGGAGCCGCTCACTTCCTGAAGGAAAGGTTGTTTGATCAAAGTGATGCATATAGGGTTCATGTATGTGAGCAATGTGGGTTGATAGCTATTGCAAATCTCAAAAAGAATAACTTTGAGTGCAGGGGGtgcaaaaacaaaattgacattgTTCAG GTTTTCATTCCGTATGCTTGTAAACTCCTCTGCCAAGAGTTAATGGCTATGGCCATAGCTCCAAGAATGCTTACAAAAggacaaaagaagaagaag